One segment of Aquimarina sp. BL5 DNA contains the following:
- a CDS encoding rhomboid family intramembrane serine protease produces MRGISPAVKHILIINVIFWIGTISLGRGVLFENLFAYHFVMSDLFKPWQVFTHMFMHAGYVPTPGGGETIYFQHILFNMFGLWMFGTPVEKFLGTKKFVFFYISAGLGALLIHAGWDYFQFQSELTSLVNAGFDKESVLGILNEGHMTHPEYDKWALVLGDDGFQSLGRNFMGTLVGASGALMGVLVAFGVLFPETPLMLIFLPIPIKAKYFIPAILLLDLFSMLSGYSIFSPSNTAYLAHLGGALFGFMMVWYWKKNSFNQNRWN; encoded by the coding sequence ATGAGGGGAATTTCACCAGCTGTAAAGCACATATTAATTATTAATGTAATTTTTTGGATAGGAACAATATCTTTAGGAAGAGGAGTTTTATTTGAGAACCTTTTTGCCTACCATTTTGTTATGAGTGATTTGTTTAAGCCTTGGCAGGTTTTTACGCATATGTTTATGCATGCAGGATATGTTCCAACTCCAGGAGGTGGAGAGACAATTTATTTTCAGCATATATTATTTAATATGTTCGGTCTTTGGATGTTTGGAACGCCAGTTGAGAAGTTTTTAGGAACAAAGAAGTTTGTGTTTTTTTATATTTCCGCAGGTTTGGGAGCTTTATTAATACACGCTGGATGGGATTATTTTCAGTTTCAGTCAGAACTTACTTCCTTAGTAAATGCTGGTTTTGATAAGGAATCAGTTTTGGGGATACTTAACGAGGGACATATGACTCATCCAGAATATGATAAATGGGCATTAGTTCTAGGTGATGATGGATTTCAAAGTCTTGGAAGAAATTTCATGGGTACTTTGGTAGGTGCTTCTGGAGCTTTAATGGGAGTACTGGTCGCTTTTGGTGTTTTGTTTCCAGAGACACCGTTAATGTTGATATTTCTTCCTATACCTATAAAAGCAAAATATTTTATTCCTGCTATACTCTTATTAGATCTATTTTCTATGCTGTCAGGATATTCCATTTTTAGCCCATCAAATACGGCTTATTTAGCTCACTTAGGAGGAGCTCTGTTTGGATTTATGATGGTTTGGTACTGGAAAAAGAATTCGTTTAATCAAAATCGTTGGAACTAA